In Cyprinus carpio isolate SPL01 chromosome B16, ASM1834038v1, whole genome shotgun sequence, the following are encoded in one genomic region:
- the LOC109104758 gene encoding protein rapunzel-like — protein sequence MSSPLERVVAQKKEAIEAVMEMFERGAEVLASAVGELCPLFEASAPVLRLVLDNVESKEITYVKDQFLVVRSKLDVLSCQLQDIDSEIRRRRLDSQFFSVEENLRNQFRKYIDILEAKPEYKEVKKRLFLEHFFITGGEKNLCVLYDALMGNSTFGEPILDVVEQYEARNRRVLEDFCVRLKELLCLGIIALLGYCFLTQGEESEQEKILVWSTKIQEIETKMKETIERCVDSFPEQAELDIKRLVKEKGNGNLQETTKELLDFLVKKYDWVSWSIRVISNLGKISNLRAGQNFQCVARQNYFEVSQGNDTNLVVSFSSNPQPVPNESVKQMMEGPARKGDAKAVVELLEKQLAGFLVHAVSRHKDSFALSSFPEERHYWEKHKNVNLCVHSE from the coding sequence ATGTCCAGTCCACTAGAGCGGGTTGTAGCCCAGAAGAAGGAGGCCATTGAAGCCGTAATGGAGATGTTTGAGAGAGGAGCAGAGGTGCTGGCCAGCGCTGTTGGGGAGCTGTGTCCTCTTTTTGAAGCTTCTGCACCAGTTTTGAGGCTGGTCTTGGACAATGTGGAAAGCAAGGAGATCACATATGTCAAAGATCAGTTTCTAGTTGTGAGGAGCAAATTAGATGTCCTCTCATGTCAGCTACAGGACATTGACTCTGAGATCAGAAGGAGACGTTTGGATTCCCAGTTCTTCTCTGTGGAGGAAAATTTGCGGAACCAGTTTAGAAAATACATAGATATTCTGGAGGCTAAACCTGAGTATAAGGAAGTCAAAAAACGCTTGTTCTTAGAGCATTTTTTCATAACAGGAGGAGAGAAAAACCTCTGTGTGCTTTACGATGCTTTGATGGGGAACAGCACATTTGGGGAACCGATCCTGGATGTTGTGGAACAATACGAGGCCAGAAACAGAAGGGTCCTGGAAGACTTCTGCGTCAGACTGAAGGAGCTGCTCTGCTTGGGAATCATCGCTCTGCTGGGATATTGTTTCCTTACTCAGGGTGAGGAATCAGAGCAGGAGAAGATTCTGGTGTGGAGCACCAAGATCCAAGAAATTGAGACAAAAATGAAGGAAACGATAGAAAGATGTGTGGATTCGTTTCCAGAGCAAGCTGAACTGGACATCAAGAGGCTTGTGAAGGAGAAAGGAAACGGGAACCTTCAGGAAACGACCAAGGAACTGCTGGACTTCCTGGTGAAGAAGTACGACTGGGTGAGCTGGTCCATCAGAGTCATTAGTAACTTGGGCAAAATTAGCAACTTGAGAGCCGGACAAAACTTTCAGTGTGTGGCCAGACAGAATTATTTTGAAGTATCTCAAGGAAATGACACCAACCTGGTGGTCTCGTTCAGCAGCAACCCTCAGCCTGTGCCCAACGAGAGCGTAAAGCAGATGATGGAAGGCCCTGCGAGGAAGGGAGATGCCAAAGCTGTTGTGGAGCTGCTGGAGAAGCAGTTAGCTGGGTTTCTGGTTCACGCTGTCAGTCGTCACAAGGACAGCTTTGCTCTGTCGAGTTTTCCTGAAGAACGTCACTACTGGGAGAAACATAAGAACGTGAATCTCTGTGTGCATTCAGAGTAG